The following coding sequences lie in one Camelus bactrianus isolate YW-2024 breed Bactrian camel chromosome 8, ASM4877302v1, whole genome shotgun sequence genomic window:
- the ZNF292 gene encoding zinc finger protein 292 isoform X2 codes for MRIKHLIKTNQLSQATALAKLCSDHPEIGTKGSFKQTYLVCLCTSSPNEKLIEEISEVDCKDALEMICNLESEGDEKSALVLCTAFLSRQLQQGDMYCAWELTLFWSKLQQRVEPSIQVYLERCRQLSLLTKTVYHIFFLIKVINSETEGAGLATCIELCVKALRLESTENTEVKISICKTISCLLPEDLEVKRACQLSEFLIEPTVDAYYAVEMLYNQPDQKYDEENLPIPNSLRCELLLVLKTQWPFDPEFWDWKTLKRQCLALMGEEASIVSSIDELNDSEVYEKVADYQEESKETSVNGLSGGIGTNSGLLRDICDEKQKKREIKQLRERGFISARFRNWQAYMQYCVLCDKEFLGHRIVRHAQKHYKDGVYSCPICAKNFSSKETFVPHVTLHVKQSSKERLAAMKPLRRLGRPPKITTTIENQKTNAVAKQEQRPIKKNSLYSTDFIVFNDNDGSDDENEDKDKSYEPEVIPVQKPVPVNEFNCPVTFCKKGFKYFKNLIAHVKGHKDNEDAKRFLEMQSKKVICQYCRRHFVSVTHLNDHLQMHCGSKPYICIQMKCKAGFNSYAELLTHRKEHQVFRARCMFPKCGRIFSEAYLLYDHEAQHYNTYTCKITGCGKVYRSQSELEKHLDDHSIPEKVLPPEDQLNSSGDPIQPPRVSQSIEGNTEKERSMLPSGNNVDNTLPEDRSDAWDKSKAESPVTKQEQTSASELRQADGLLPNGLENPAATSLLQASEVAVSIKVSLNQGIEGNFGKQENSAVEGTGDSLVTNLHTPVGDTCNDLCHTGFQEGKEQDCFNEAQITQNPLVDSETLKIDDLTPQNLERQVNNLMTFSVQNQAGFQNSLPTSKFDCGASVKPSPNLYNLPLKTLESITFIPPQPNLSNSLGTPSVPPKAPVQKFSCQVEGCTRTYNSSQSIGKHMKTAHPDQYAAFKMQRKSKKGQKSNNLNTPNNGKFVYFLPSQMSNSNNAFFTPQTKANGTPTCSNQLQHVSPSIFPAHLTSVSAPLLPSVESVISPNIPTQDKNEQSGGMLCPQMENLSNTALPAQMEDLTKTVLPLNIDSGSDPFLPLPAESSSMSLFPSPADSGTNSAFSQLENSTNHFSSQIEGNTNSSFLKGGNGENAVFPSQVSVANDFSSTSAQQSAPEKVKKDRGRGPNGKERKPKHNKRAKWPAIIRDGKFICSRCYRAFTNPRSLGGHLSKRSYCKPLDGAEIAQELLQNNGQPSLLASMILSTNAVNLQQPQQPATFSPEACFKDPSFLQLLAAESRSATFLPNTFPRTGVTNFSTSVSQEGSEIIKQALETAGIPSTFEGAEMLSLPAGCVSDAAQVTATVMPSPPVPALLQTVCHPAPLLTDQNRTPDPKAPSIEECSSLPVFPTNDLLLKTVENGLCSGSFPNSSGPSQNFTGNSSRVSVISGPQNTRSTHLNKKGNSASKRRKKVAPPLIAPNASQNLVTSDLSTMGLIAKSIEIPTTNLHSNVIPNCEPQGLVENLTQKLNNVDNQLFMTDVKGNFKTNLESHTVLAPLPLKTENGDSQMMALNSCTTSINSDLQISEDNVIQNFEKTLEIIKSAMNSQILEVKSGSQGVGETSQNAQINYNIQLPSLNTVQNNKLPDASQFSSFIGVMPTKSNIPQSQVLHKEDQIQEILEGLQKLKLENDLSTPISQCVLINPSVTLTPTPVKSVPNVTVVQPVSEMISNIQFSDRVNKPFVCQNQGCNYSAMTKDALFKHYGKIHQYTPEMILEIKKTQLKFAPFKCVVPTCTKTFTRNSNLRAHCQLVHHFTTEEMVKLKIKRPYGRKSQTENSSASRIPQVKRQLTVTEENKREFQPALELGVMKENALSNTAVIPEKQLTEKKSPEKTEGSSQLVAVTSEQCNTNSLINIQTKGRKVRRHKKEKEEKKRKKPVSQCPEFPTRYSPYRPYRCVHQGCFAAFTIQQNLILHYQAVHKSDLPAFSAEVEEESEAGKESEEIETKPTVKEFRCQVSDCSRIFQAITGLIQHYMKLHEMSPEEIESMTASVDVGKFPCDQSECKSSFTTYLNYVVHLEADHGIGVKGNKTEEDGIYKCDCEGCDRVYATRSNLLRHIFNKHNDKHKAHLIRPRRLTPGQENISSKANQEKTKSKHRGTKYRSGKEGIKMPKTKRKKKNNLENKTAKIVQIEENKPYSLKRGKHVYSIKARNDALSECTSRFVTQYPCMIKGCTSVVTSESNIIRHYKCHKLSKAFTSQHRNLLIVFKRCCNSQLKETSEQEVEKSDVKDSDTGLSESNDNSRTTTVPQKEIEKNEKDEMDELTELFITKLINEDNTSVETQAQTSSNVSNDFQESNPCPSEKQKAGNLKRVNKEKNTSQNKKRKVEKVEPASAVELSSVHKEEETAVAIQTTEDHPASFDWSSFKPMGFEVSFLKFLEESAVKQKKNSDKDHPNSGNKKGSHSNSRKNIDKTAVTGGNHICSCKESETFVQFANPSQLQCSDNVKIVLDKTLKDCTELVLKQLQEMKPTVSLKKLEVHSNDPDVSVLKEISMGKATGRGQY; via the exons ATTTCAGAAGTTGATTGCAAAGATGCCCTAGAAATGATCTGTAACTTAGAATCTGAGGGTGATGAGAAAAGTGCTCTTGTTTTATGTACTGCATTTTTATCACGTCAGCTTCAACAAGGAGATATGTACTGTGCTTG ggaactCACTCTTTTTTGGAGTAAATTACAGCAAAGAGTAGAACCATCTATACAAGTGTACCTAGAAAGATGTCGTCAACTTTCTTTGTTAACCAAGAcagtgtatcacattttcttcttgATTAAAGTTATTAACTCAGAG ACTGAAGGGGCTGGACTTGCCACTTGTATAGAACTGTGCGTAAAAGCACTCCGCCTGGAATCTACAGAAAATACTGAAGTGAAAATATCTATTTGCAAGACCATTTCGTGCTTGTTGCCTGAAGATCTGGAAGTTAAACGTGCTTGTCAACTGAGTGAATTTCTTATTGAGCCTACAGTAGATGCATATTACGCTGTGGAAATGTTGTATAACCAGCCAGACCAGAAATATGATGAAGAGAATCTTCCGATACCAAATTCTCTACGCTGTGAGCTCTTACTTGTATTGAAAACTCAGTGGCCCTTTGATCCAGAATTCTGGGATTGGAAAACCTTAAAACGACAGTGTCTTGCACTGATGGGGGAAGAAGCATCCATTGTGTCTTCAATAGATGAACTAAATGACAGCGAAGTTTATGAGAAAGTAGCAGACTACCAGGAAGAGAGTAAAGAAACTTCTGTGAATGGCCTTTCTGGTGGAATTGGTACTAATTCTGGCCTTCTTAGGGACATTTGTGATGAAaagcagaagaagagagagataaAACAATTAAGAGAGAGGGGATTTATATCTGCCAGGTTTCGAAACTGGCAAGCCTACATGCAGTATTGTGTGCTATGTGACAAAGAATTCCTTGGTCATCGAATAGTTCGGCATGCTCAAAAACATTACAAAGATGGGGTTTACAGTTGCCCCATTTGTGCAAAGAACTTCAGTTCTAAAGAAACTTTTGTCCCTCATGTCACATTGCACGTTAAACAATCTAGTAAAGAGAGACTAGCAGCTATGAAGCCATTAAGAAGGTTGGGAAGGCCTCCTAAGATCACAACTACCATCGAGAATCAGAAGACTAATGCTGTGGCCAAGCAGGAGCAGCGGCCTATCAAAAAGAATAGTCTCTATTCAACAGACTTCATAGTGTTTAATGACAATGATGGTTCAGATGATGAAAATGAGGACAAAGATAAATCTTATGAGCCAGAGGTGATCCCAGTCCAGAAACCAGTACCTGTTAATGAATTCAATTGCCCTGTAACTTTTTGTAAAAAGGGctttaagtactttaaaaatttaattgctCATGTAAAAGGACATAAGGATAATGAAGATGCCAAGCGCTTTCTTGAAATGCAAAGCAAGAAAGTTATCTGCCAGTACTGTAGACGGCATTTTGTAAGTGTTACTCATCTCAATGATCACTTACAAATGCACTGTGGCAGTAAGCCATATATCTGTATACAAATGAAATGTAAGGCCGGTTTTAATAGTTATGCGGAGCTCTTAACCCACCGAAAGGAACATCAAGTCTTTAGAGCAAGGTGCATGTTTCCTAAATGTGGCAGAATTTTTTCAGAAGCTTATTTACTGTATGATCATGAAGCACAGCATTATAATACCTATACTTGTAAGATCACAGGTTGTGGTAAGGTTTATCGTTCTCAGAGTGAGCTTGAAAAGCATCTGGATGACCACAGTATTCCCGAAAAAGTGCTGCCTCCTGAAGACCAACTTAATTCATCTGGAGATCCTATTCAGCCTCCCAGAGTGAGTCAGAGCATTGAAGGGAACACTGAGAAAGAAAGATCTATGCTTCCTTCAGGAAATAATGTTGACAACACTTTACCAGAAGATAGAAGTGATGCTTGGGATAAAAGCAAGGCAGAGTCTCCTGTGACCAAACAAGAACAGACTTCTGCCTCGGAGCTCAGGCAGGCTGACGGACTGTTGCCAAATGGTTTGGAAAACCCTGCTGCTACTTCTCTGCTTCAGGCCAGCGAAGTAGCCGTGTCCATCAAGGTGTCCCTCAATCAGGGGATTGAGGGTAACTTTGGAAAGCAAGAAAACTCAGCTGTGGAAGGCACTGGTGACTCACTGGTCACAAACTTACATACACCAGTTGGAGATACGTGTAATGATTTGTGTCATACAGGtttccaagaaggaaaagaacaggatTGTTTTAACGAAGCCCAGATTACTCAGAATCCTTTGGTAGATTCAGAAACCCTCAAAATAGATGACCTTACTCCACAAAACTTGGAAAGACAAGTGAACAACCTGATGACCTTTTCTGTGCAAAACCAGGCAGGATTTCAAAACAGTTTACCAACTTCCAAGTTTGACTGTGGAGCTAGTGTTAAACCATCACCCAATCTGTATAATTTACCTCTGAAGACATTAGAAAGTATCACATTTATTCCACCACAGCCCAACCTAAGTAATTCTTTAGGAACTCCATCAGTGCCTCCAAAAGCGCCAGTTCAGAAATTCAGCTGCCAGGTTGAGGGATGTACTCGAACCTATAATTCTTCACAGAGCATTGGGAAACACATGAAGACTGCACACCCCGACCAGTATGCGGCATTTAAAATGCAGCGCAAAAGCAAAAAGGGGCAGAAATCTAACAACTTAAATACACCAAATAATggaaagtttgtttattttttgccatCACAGATGAGCAACTCtaataatgcatttttcacacCACAGACCAAAGCCAATGGGACTCCTACGTGTTCTAACCAGTTGCAGCATGTCTCACCTTCCATTTTTCCAGCTCATTTAACAAGTGTGTCAGCTCCACTATTGCCCTCTGTGGAAAGTGTCATAAGTCCAAATATACCTACTCAGGATAAGAATGAGCAAAGTGGTGGTATGTTATGTCCCCAGATGGAAAATCTGTCTAATACTGCCTTGCCAGCACAAATGGAAGATCTCACCAAAACAGTTTTGCCTTTGAATATTGACAGCGGCTCAGATCCTTTCCTTCCTTTACCTGCAGAAAGTAGCTCAATGTCTCTCTTCCCTTCACCAGCAGATAGTGGGACTAATTCTGCTTTTTCCCAACTGGAAAATAGTACAAATCATTTTTCCTCACAGATTGAAGGAAACACTAATTCCTCCTTTCTAAAGGGAGGTAATGGTGAAAATGCAGTTTTTCCCTCACAAGTCAGTGTTGCAAATGACTTCAGTAGCACTAGTGCCCAACAGTCTGCaccagaaaaagttaaaaaagaccGTGGGCGAGGCCCaaatgggaaggaaagaaaacccaAGCACAACAAAAGGGCTAAGTGGCCAGCAATTATCAGAGATGGGAAATTTATCTGTAGCAGGTGTTACAGGGCTTTTACCAATCCCAGATCTCTGGGCGGACACTTGTCTAAGCGATCTTACTGTAAACCACTGGATGGAGCAGAAATTGCTCAAGAACTTCTGCAGAATAATGGACAGCCTTCTCTCCTTGCTAGCATGATTCTCTCCACAAATGCAGTAAACCTGCAGCAGCCGCAGCAGCCTGCTACCTTCAGTCCAGAGGCATGCTTCAAAGATCCATCATTCCTGCAACTTCTTGCTGCTGAAAGTCGCTCAGCAACATTTTTACCAAATACATTTCCTCGGACTGGTGTGACTAACTTTAGTACAAGTGTTAGTCAGGAAGGAAGTGAAATTATTAAGCAGGCTTTGGAAACTGCTGGCATTCCCAGTACGTTTGAGGGTGCCGAAATGCTCTCTCTCCCAGCAGGTTGTGTCTCAGATGCAGCACAAGTGACTGCAACAGTGATGCCAAGTCCACCTGTGCCAGCCCTGCTACAGACCGTGTGCCACCCAGCACCCCTGCTGACAGACCAGAATAGGACCCCAGACCCCAAAGCCCCCTCCATTGAAGAATGCAGCAGTTTGCCTGTTTTTCCAACAAATGACTTACTACTGAAGACTGTTGAAAATGGTTTGTGCTCTGGTTCGTTCCCTAATTCTAGTGGGCCATCACAAAATTTTACCGGTAACAGCTCACGTGTTTCAGTTATAAGTGGTCCTCAGAACACACGGtctactcatttaaataaaaagggaaacagTGCTtctaagagaagaaagaaagttgCTCCTCCACTAATTGCACCTAATGCTTCCCAAAACTTGGTCACAAGTGACTTATCGACAATGGGACTTATAGCAAAGAGTATTGAGATACCAACTACTAACCTTCATTCAAATGTAATTCCCAATTGTGAACCTCAGGGTTTGGTGGAAAATCtaacacagaaattaaataatgttGACAATCAGTTGTTTATGACTGATGTGAAAGGAAACTTTAAGACCAATCTTGAGTCCCATACAGTGTTAGCTCCCTTaccattaaaaactgaaaatggtgATTCCCAAATGATGGCTTTGAATTCATGCACAACTTCAATAAATTCTGATTTACAGATTTCTGAAGACAATGTTATACAAAACTTTGAAAAAACTCTTGAAATTATTAAAAGTGCTATGAATTCTCAAATACTTGAGGTAAAAAGTGGATCTCAGGGTGTTGGTGAAACATCGCAGAATGCTCAGATAAATTATAACATTCAGCTTCCTTCACTAAACACTGTTCAAAATAACAAATTACCTGATGCTTCTCAGTTTTCCTCTTTCATAGGTGTCATGCCGACAAAAAGTAACATTCCTCAGTCTCAAGTACTACATAAGGAAGATCAAATACAGGAGATTTTAGAAGGCTTACAGAAACTGAAATTAGAAAATGACCTATCCACTCCAATATCCCAGTGTGTACTGATAAACCCGTCAGTGACCCTGACTCCCACTCCTGTTAAATCGGTTCCAAATGTCACAGTTGTTCAGCCAGTTTCTGAAATGATAAGCAACATTCAGTTTAGTGACAGAGTTAATAAACCCTTTGTGTGTCAAAACCAAGGCTGTAATTACAGTGCTATGACAAAGGATGCACTATTCAAGCACTATGGTAAGATTCATCAGTACACTCCAGAGATGATTCTTGAAATTAAGAAGACTCAGTTGAAATTTGCTCCGTTTAAATGTGTGGTACCTACATGTACAAAAACATTTACAAGAAATTCTAATCTGCGGGCACACTGTCAGTTGGTACACCATTTTACAACAGAAGAAAtggtaaaactaaaaataaaaaggccTTATGGAAGAAAATCTCAGACTGAAAATTCGTCAGCCTCACGAATTCCTCAAGTAAAAAGACAGCTAACTGtcacagaggaaaataaaagggAATTCCAGCCTGCTTTAGAATTGGGAGTGATGAAGGAAAACGCCCTCAGTAATACAGCAGTGATCCCAGAAAAacaacttacagaaaaaaaaagtcctgagaAAACAGAAGGCTCTTCACAGCTGGTTGCAGTTACTTCAGAACAGTGTAATACAAATTCTCTCATAAACATTCAAACCAAAGGACGGAAAGTTAggagacataaaaaagaaaaggaggagaaaaaacgCAAGAAGCCAGTTTCTCAGTGTCCCGAGTTTCCAACAAGATACAGCCCCTACAGACCGTATCGATGTGTCCACCAGGGTTGCTTTGCCGCCTTTACCATACAGCAAAACTTAATTCTGCATTACCAGGCCGTGCACAAGTCAGATCTGCCTGCGTTTTCTGCAGAGGTTGAAGAGGAAAGCGAAGCTGGtaaagaaagtgaagaaattGAAACTAAGCCAACTGTGAAGGAATTTCGATGTCAGGTGAGTGACTGTTCTCGAATTTTCCAAGCAATTACTGGCCTCATACAGCACTACATGAAACTTCATGAAATGTCTCCTGAGGAAATTGAAAGTATGACCGCTTCTGTGGATGTTGGGAAATTTCCATGTGATCAGTCAGAGTGTAAATCTTCGTTTACCACGTATTTGAATTATGTTGTCCATCTTGAGGCAGACCATGGAATTGGGGTGAAGGGAAATAAAACTGAAGAAGATGGCATATACAAGTGTGACTGTGAAGGCTGTGACCGAGTATATGCGACTCGGTCTAATCTCCTCCGacacatttttaataagcatAATGACAAACATAAAGCTCATTTGATTCGGCCAAGAAGATTAACGCCTGGTCAGGAAAATATATCAAGCAAGGCAAACCAAGAAAAGACGAAGTCTAAACATCGGGGGACAAAATACAGATCTGGAAAGGAAGGGATCAAAATGCCTAAGACTAAacgaaagaagaaaaataatttggaaaacaaGACTGCAAAGATTGTACAGATTGAAGAAAATAAGCCTTATTCTCTGAAACGGGGAAAGCACGTATACTCTATAAAGGCTCGGAACGATGCCTTATCTGAGTGTACAAGCAGGTTTGTAACCCAGTATCCTTGTATGATAAAGGGGTGTACATCAGTTGTTACAAGTGAAAGCAATATAATTAGACATTATAAATGCCATAAATTATCTAAGGCATTTACATCACAACACCGCAATCTTCTCATTGTCTTCAAACGGTGTTGCAACTCACAACTAAAGGAAACCTCTGAGCAAGAAGTTGAAAAGAGTGATGTGAAAGATTCTGACACGGGTTTATCAGAGAGCAATGATAACTCAAGGACAACTACAGTTCCTCAgaaggaaattgaaaaaaatgaaaaagatgaaatggATGAGCTAACAGAATTATTTATTAccaaattaataaatgaagacAACACAAGTGTGGAGACCCAAGCTCAGACCTCTTCAAATGTAAGTAATGATTTCCAGGAAAGTAACCCCTGCCcgtcagaaaaacaaaaagcaggtaATTTGAAGAgagttaataaagaaaaaaatacctcccaaaataaaaaaaggaaagttgaaaaagttGAACCAGCATCGGCAGTTGAGCTAAGTAGTGTGCATAAAGAGGAAGAAACTGCGGTTGCAATTCAAACCACTGAGGATCATCCTGCATCTTTTGACTGGAGCTCATTTAAACCAATGGGATTCGAAGTATCGTTTCTGAAGTTTCTTGAGGAGTCTGCAgtgaagcagaagaaaaataGTGACAAAGACCATCCAAATAGTGGGAATAAAAAAGGGTCCCattcaaattcaagaaaaaatattgaCAAGACTGCTGTGACTGGTGGAAATCACATATGTTCTTGTAAAGAAAGTGAAACCTTTGTACAGTTTGCCAATCCATCACAGCTTCAGTGCAGTGATAATGTAAAAATTGTTTTAGACAAGACTCTAAAAGATTGCACTGAGCTTGTCTTAAAGCAACTTCAGGAAATGAAACCTACCGTCAGTCTGAAAAAACTTGAAGTACATTCAAATGACCCAGATGTGTCTGTTCTGAAAGAAATCAGTATGGGTAAAGCCACGGGGAGAGGGCAGTACTGA